Proteins co-encoded in one Candidatus Zixiibacteriota bacterium genomic window:
- a CDS encoding response regulator, translating into MAANHKVLVIDDEPEITDIIKAFLSNAGYIVEVENSPVESLTKAQSFKPDVILLDIMMPVMDGYEVCSKIKNDSRLADTPVLFLTGKDAKDDSGMSFQSGGDLFIKKPFSCERLLNMVKMVLISVNK; encoded by the coding sequence ATGGCTGCAAATCATAAAGTTCTGGTCATCGATGATGAACCTGAAATAACCGATATTATCAAAGCGTTTCTGTCTAATGCCGGTTATATAGTAGAAGTTGAAAATTCCCCGGTTGAGAGTTTGACAAAGGCTCAAAGCTTTAAACCGGATGTAATCCTTCTTGATATTATGATGCCGGTGATGGATGGTTATGAGGTTTGTTCAAAGATTAAAAATGATTCCCGGCTTGCCGACACACCTGTGTTGTTTCTAACCGGAAAGGATGCCAAAGACGACTCGGGCATGTCATTCCAATCCGGAGGCGATCTTTTTATCAAAAAACCGTTCTCATGTGAAAGACTTCTGAACATGGTGAAAATGGTTTTAATATCAGTTAATAAATAA